In the genome of Streptomyces pactum, one region contains:
- a CDS encoding arginase family protein: protein MRNIVVIDAPSNLGLRPPAPGTVPGCYKLAGALREQRIVRRLGAAEGGVVVPPRYDLGGWQEGDGVFNAAALASYTRTLADRIEHHVRGGDFPVVLGGDCSIQLGASLALRRLGRYGLVAVDASPDFRHPGNSSRIGAAGGEEVALATGRGQDDLTDLEGLKPYLRDEDVRFFGVRDAFRDDEDCVELAALGVPVVTVGDLRERGADALARATARSFPSPEVSGFWVHLDADVLDPDVMPAVDSPDADGLLPAELVALLRPLLASPLCVGFNVTIYDPDLDPDGTAGALLADIVVDAFARS from the coding sequence ATGCGGAACATCGTGGTGATCGACGCCCCCTCCAACCTGGGGCTGCGCCCGCCCGCCCCGGGCACCGTCCCCGGCTGCTACAAGCTCGCCGGAGCCCTGCGGGAACAGCGGATCGTGCGGCGGCTGGGCGCGGCGGAGGGCGGTGTGGTGGTGCCGCCGCGGTACGACCTGGGGGGCTGGCAGGAGGGCGACGGGGTCTTCAACGCCGCCGCGCTGGCCTCCTACACCCGCACGCTCGCCGACCGGATCGAACACCATGTCCGCGGCGGGGACTTCCCCGTCGTTCTCGGTGGTGACTGCTCGATCCAGCTCGGCGCCTCGCTCGCGCTGCGCCGCCTGGGGCGGTACGGGCTCGTCGCGGTCGATGCCTCGCCGGACTTCCGGCACCCCGGCAACTCCTCCCGGATCGGCGCGGCCGGCGGCGAGGAGGTCGCGCTCGCCACCGGGCGGGGGCAGGACGACCTGACGGACCTCGAAGGGCTCAAGCCCTATCTGCGCGACGAGGACGTGCGGTTCTTCGGGGTCCGTGACGCCTTCCGGGACGACGAGGACTGTGTGGAACTCGCCGCCCTGGGGGTCCCCGTGGTGACCGTCGGCGACCTGCGCGAGCGGGGCGCGGACGCGCTCGCCCGGGCCACCGCGCGGTCCTTCCCGAGCCCGGAGGTGTCCGGCTTCTGGGTCCACCTGGACGCCGACGTGCTCGACCCGGATGTCATGCCCGCCGTGGACAGCCCCGACGCCGACGGGCTCCTGCCGGCCGAACTCGTCGCTCTGCTGCGCCCGTTGCTGGCCTCCCCGCTCTGCGTCGGGTTCAACGTCACCATCTACGACCCCGATCTCGACCCGGACGGCACGGCGGGGGCGCTGCTCGCCGACATCGTGGTGGACGCCTTCGCCCGGTCGTGA
- a CDS encoding DEAD/DEAH box helicase, which yields MTPPSTATPSEIAGLVRCSAVFLPADPPRTGTVAFWHPDGPPAASAGRAGSLTVVVREGSGTADRTVPALLLPVREALPVLTRARAAAAHPAAAYWGSVAVLALQLTARGRLLPGLTATDHDAWRAGPLTPEDRRRVTALAAAMPPEARAVPLPGTDPVLLPEAEPLVRAFLDAVADGLPRTPAAALAAGGPAFAAPEPRRMPEHRSWAAEIAAGHDAGVKLSLRIEVTGPAGPADDDTAAAPGLRAVLQVHSLADPSLVADAAAVWTGADPVLRLSPRARMDALLTLRRAARAWPALEPLLSAAVPDAVDLADEEVTELLGPATAALEAAGVRVHWPRALARPLTARAVVGADGDGPADRPGSGPSLLSADALLRFDWRFALGDQRLTAADLDRLAEAARPVVRLRDQWVVIDPEAVRRARDRSRTEHRISPVEALGVALTGRAETPDGPVEVEVTGRLAALRDRIARPEDTDRRPVAQPAALAATLRDYQLRGLDWLDRMTSLGLGGCLADDMGLGKTITLIALHLHRQTLPEAAGPTLVVCPASLLGNWQREIERFAPGTPVRRYHGPGRSLSGLADGAFVLTTYGTMRLDAARLAGAGPWGLLVADEAQHVKNPFSATAKELRTIGAKARVALSGTPVENNLTELWAILDWTTPGLLGTLGAFRRRYAQHIEGGAGDPAVARRLTSLVAPFLLRRRKSDPGIAPELPPKTETDRAVALTAEQATLYEAVVRESLAEISGADAMARRGLIVKLLTSLKQICNHPAQYLKEDRPRITGRSGKLELLDELLDTLLAEDAGTLVFTQYVRMAEILRQHLADRGVPTLFLHGGTPVARRDAMVRSFQEGEAPVFLLSLKAAGTGLNLTRAEHVVHYDRWWNPAVEDQATDRAYRIGQTRPVQVHRLIAEGTVEDRIAALLERKRELADAVLGAGEAALTELSDAELAELVQLTGSVR from the coding sequence GTGACCCCGCCCTCCACGGCAACCCCCTCCGAGATCGCCGGCCTCGTCCGCTGCTCCGCGGTGTTCCTGCCCGCCGACCCGCCGCGCACCGGCACCGTCGCCTTCTGGCACCCCGACGGCCCGCCGGCCGCCTCCGCCGGCCGGGCCGGGTCCCTGACCGTCGTCGTCCGTGAAGGCTCCGGCACCGCCGACCGTACGGTGCCGGCCCTGCTGCTGCCGGTGCGGGAGGCACTGCCGGTGCTCACCCGGGCCCGTGCCGCCGCCGCGCACCCGGCCGCGGCCTACTGGGGGTCGGTGGCGGTCCTGGCCCTGCAACTGACCGCGCGCGGACGGCTGCTGCCCGGCCTCACCGCCACCGACCACGACGCCTGGCGGGCGGGCCCGCTCACCCCCGAGGACCGGCGGCGGGTGACCGCCCTCGCCGCCGCCATGCCGCCGGAGGCGCGCGCCGTGCCGCTGCCCGGGACGGATCCCGTACTGCTGCCCGAGGCCGAGCCGCTGGTCCGCGCCTTCCTCGACGCGGTCGCCGACGGGCTGCCCCGCACCCCGGCCGCGGCACTGGCCGCCGGCGGGCCGGCCTTCGCCGCCCCGGAGCCGCGGCGCATGCCCGAACACCGCTCCTGGGCCGCGGAGATCGCCGCCGGCCACGACGCGGGCGTGAAGCTGTCGCTGCGCATCGAGGTCACCGGCCCGGCCGGCCCCGCCGACGACGACACCGCGGCCGCTCCCGGGCTGCGCGCGGTGCTCCAGGTGCACAGCCTCGCCGATCCCTCACTGGTGGCCGACGCCGCCGCGGTGTGGACCGGCGCCGACCCCGTGCTCCGCCTCTCCCCGCGGGCCCGGATGGACGCGCTGCTGACCCTGCGCCGGGCCGCCCGTGCCTGGCCGGCGCTCGAACCGCTGCTGTCCGCCGCCGTGCCCGACGCCGTGGACCTCGCCGACGAGGAGGTCACCGAGCTGCTGGGCCCGGCCACCGCGGCGCTGGAGGCGGCGGGGGTACGGGTGCACTGGCCGCGGGCGCTGGCGCGTCCGCTCACCGCCCGGGCGGTGGTCGGCGCGGACGGCGACGGCCCCGCCGACCGGCCCGGTTCCGGGCCGTCCCTGCTCTCCGCCGACGCCCTGCTCCGCTTCGACTGGCGCTTCGCCCTCGGCGACCAGCGACTGACCGCGGCGGACCTGGACCGGCTGGCGGAGGCCGCCCGCCCCGTCGTCCGGCTACGCGACCAGTGGGTGGTGATCGACCCGGAGGCCGTCCGCCGGGCCCGGGACCGCTCCCGCACCGAGCACCGGATCAGTCCGGTGGAGGCGCTGGGCGTGGCGCTCACCGGACGGGCGGAGACCCCCGACGGCCCGGTGGAGGTGGAGGTGACCGGCCGGCTCGCCGCGCTGCGGGACCGCATCGCCCGGCCGGAGGACACCGACCGGCGGCCGGTGGCGCAGCCCGCCGCGCTCGCCGCCACCCTCCGCGACTACCAGCTGCGCGGTCTGGACTGGCTGGACCGGATGACCTCGCTGGGGCTGGGCGGCTGCCTCGCCGACGACATGGGTCTGGGCAAGACCATCACCCTCATCGCGCTGCACCTGCACCGGCAGACCCTGCCGGAGGCGGCCGGCCCGACCCTGGTGGTCTGCCCGGCCTCGCTGCTGGGCAACTGGCAGCGCGAGATCGAACGGTTCGCCCCGGGCACCCCGGTGCGCCGCTACCACGGGCCGGGCCGGTCCCTGTCCGGCCTGGCCGACGGCGCGTTCGTGCTCACCACGTACGGCACCATGCGGCTGGACGCCGCCCGGCTGGCCGGCGCCGGCCCGTGGGGACTGCTCGTCGCCGACGAGGCGCAGCACGTCAAGAACCCCTTCTCGGCCACCGCCAAGGAGCTGCGCACCATCGGCGCCAAGGCCCGGGTGGCGCTCTCCGGCACCCCGGTGGAGAACAACCTCACCGAGCTGTGGGCGATCCTCGACTGGACCACGCCCGGACTGCTGGGCACGCTGGGGGCGTTCCGCCGCCGCTACGCCCAGCACATCGAGGGCGGGGCCGGCGACCCGGCGGTGGCCCGGCGGCTGACGAGCCTGGTGGCGCCCTTCCTGCTCCGCCGCCGCAAGTCGGACCCGGGGATCGCCCCCGAGCTGCCCCCCAAGACCGAGACCGACCGCGCGGTCGCGCTCACCGCCGAGCAGGCCACGCTCTACGAGGCGGTGGTGCGCGAGTCCCTGGCGGAGATCTCCGGCGCCGACGCGATGGCCCGGCGCGGTCTCATCGTCAAACTCCTGACCTCGCTCAAGCAGATCTGCAACCACCCGGCGCAGTACCTCAAGGAGGACCGGCCGCGGATCACCGGGCGCTCCGGGAAGCTGGAGCTGCTGGACGAACTGCTGGACACCCTCCTCGCCGAGGACGCCGGCACGCTGGTGTTCACCCAGTACGTCCGGATGGCGGAGATCCTGCGGCAGCACCTGGCCGACCGCGGGGTGCCCACGCTGTTCCTGCACGGCGGCACCCCGGTGGCGCGCCGGGACGCGATGGTGCGCTCCTTCCAGGAGGGCGAGGCGCCGGTGTTCCTGCTGTCGCTGAAGGCCGCCGGGACCGGTCTGAACCTCACCCGCGCCGAGCACGTGGTGCACTACGACCGGTGGTGGAACCCGGCCGTGGAGGACCAGGCCACCGACCGCGCGTACCGCATCGGCCAGACCCGGCCGGTGCAGGTCCACCGGCTGATCGCGGAGGGCACCGTGGAGGACCGCATCGCGGCCCTGCTGGAGCGCAAACGCGAGCTGGCGGACGCGGTGCTGGGCGCCGGCGAGGCCGCGCTCACCGAACTGTCCGACGCCGAACTGGCCGAACTCGTGCAACTGACGGGGAGTGTGCGATGA
- a CDS encoding SWIM zinc finger family protein: MNGHHDDEPGGAYPGEDDGEAAVTVHIAPPPAGGRSFATTWWGRAWLRALEDTALDAGQLRRGRRYAREGAVGAMTVRPGRVTGVVRDPDGTSYRSDVLLQELDEAAWDRLLEVVADRAGHIAALLDRDMPAELAEDAAAAGVDLLPGIGDLEPECGCDAWDHCPHTAALCYQVARVLDQDPFLLLLIRGRDERTLLDELQARSAARTAGRAGDAVPDAAGASPERRPVPGVPVAEVFAAAGPAAPLPEPPPPVPAPGRPPALDGAGPAPGLDPAALEFLAADAAARAHLMLREALAPGHATAPVPPEPTRWQDAVRMIARADPDSPVTAAVAGRLTAGCGRGRTDLARAVRAWEHGGAVALTVLEEEWTPDAEALARARAGLAAAWREEERPPRLRATGNRWTAVGTDAQLRYGPDGRWWPYRKERGSWWPAGPADRDPAVALAALLTG, translated from the coding sequence ATGAACGGACACCACGACGACGAGCCCGGCGGCGCGTACCCGGGCGAGGACGACGGGGAAGCCGCCGTCACGGTGCACATCGCGCCGCCGCCGGCCGGCGGTAGGTCCTTCGCCACCACGTGGTGGGGGCGGGCCTGGCTGCGGGCGCTGGAGGACACCGCGCTCGACGCCGGGCAGCTGCGGCGCGGGCGCCGGTACGCCCGGGAGGGCGCGGTGGGCGCGATGACGGTGCGCCCGGGCCGCGTCACCGGGGTGGTGCGCGACCCGGACGGCACCTCCTACCGCTCGGACGTGCTCCTCCAGGAGCTGGACGAGGCGGCCTGGGACCGGCTGCTGGAGGTGGTGGCGGACCGCGCCGGGCACATCGCCGCACTGCTCGACCGGGACATGCCGGCCGAACTGGCGGAGGACGCGGCGGCGGCCGGGGTGGACCTGCTGCCCGGCATCGGGGACCTGGAGCCGGAGTGCGGCTGTGACGCCTGGGACCACTGCCCGCACACCGCGGCACTGTGCTACCAGGTGGCGCGGGTGCTGGACCAGGACCCGTTCCTGCTGCTGCTGATACGCGGCCGGGACGAGCGGACCCTGCTGGACGAGCTCCAGGCCCGCAGCGCCGCCCGTACCGCCGGACGCGCCGGCGACGCCGTGCCGGACGCCGCCGGGGCGTCCCCGGAGCGGCGGCCGGTGCCGGGCGTGCCGGTGGCGGAGGTGTTCGCCGCGGCCGGGCCGGCGGCCCCGCTGCCCGAGCCGCCGCCCCCGGTGCCGGCCCCGGGCCGGCCGCCCGCGCTGGACGGTGCCGGTCCCGCGCCCGGGCTGGACCCGGCGGCCCTGGAGTTCCTCGCCGCCGACGCCGCGGCGCGCGCCCACCTGATGCTGCGGGAGGCGCTCGCCCCCGGCCACGCGACCGCCCCGGTGCCGCCGGAGCCGACCCGCTGGCAGGACGCGGTGCGGATGATCGCCCGGGCAGATCCGGATTCCCCGGTCACCGCCGCCGTCGCCGGCCGGCTGACGGCCGGCTGCGGCCGGGGGCGGACCGACCTGGCGCGGGCGGTACGGGCCTGGGAGCACGGCGGCGCGGTCGCGCTGACGGTGCTGGAGGAGGAGTGGACGCCGGACGCCGAGGCGCTCGCCCGGGCCCGGGCCGGGCTGGCCGCCGCCTGGCGGGAGGAGGAGCGGCCGCCCCGGCTGCGCGCCACCGGGAACCGGTGGACGGCGGTGGGCACCGACGCCCAGCTGCGGTACGGGCCGGACGGCCGGTGGTGGCCGTACCGGAAGGAGCGCGGCTCCTGGTGGCCGGCCGGGCCGGCCGACCGGGACCCGGCGGTGGCCCTGGCGGCACTGCTGACCGGCTGA
- a CDS encoding FGGY family carbohydrate kinase: protein MAAAPLPAPDGPLVVGVHSATRATTVLLVDAPTGRVVARGRSGHALRERDGGTECDPEEWWRALTDALRHCEPWVRQAAAVSVAGPRHTVAVLDADGRPVRPALLGDRARAAARRDRLIEELGGPRAWAERTGSVPSPAFPVATWAWLAERAPSAVRAAAAVRLPHDHLTERLTGRGVTERGTASATGWWNAGTGAYDEEVLRRVGLPAGLLPPLVRRGEAVGTVRTLPGQPLPEGALVAAGTGDAMAAALGFGLRPGEPVVHLGGSGTVFAVSTRRPADATGAVAGLADARDAWLPLARTLNCGRAVERVAALLGRDREAVEPAGPVVVLPYLEGESIPDLPFASGLLCGLRHSTGAGQLLQAAYEGAVFSLLTAVSPVCGGPVAPDVPLLLAGAGARSAAWRETVRRLSGRAVRVPRAREPVALGAAARAAGLLLGEDPAAVARRWGGADGPWYDPVPRDEEALERIAAVLGGAGALLRPGGAARRTGSERAVHDVQSDVPVPGVREGPGHGPDHLEAE, encoded by the coding sequence ATGGCCGCAGCCCCGCTGCCCGCGCCGGACGGTCCGCTGGTGGTCGGCGTGCACAGCGCCACCCGGGCCACCACCGTGCTGCTGGTCGACGCCCCGACCGGCCGGGTGGTGGCCCGGGGCCGGTCCGGGCACGCCCTGCGGGAGCGGGACGGCGGCACGGAGTGCGACCCGGAGGAGTGGTGGCGGGCGCTGACCGACGCGCTCCGCCACTGTGAGCCCTGGGTCCGGCAGGCCGCCGCGGTGTCCGTCGCCGGCCCGCGGCACACGGTGGCCGTGCTGGACGCGGACGGCCGGCCGGTCCGCCCCGCACTGCTCGGTGACCGCGCGCGGGCGGCGGCGCGGCGCGACCGGCTGATCGAGGAGCTGGGCGGACCGCGGGCGTGGGCCGAGCGGACCGGCAGCGTCCCCTCCCCCGCCTTCCCGGTGGCCACCTGGGCGTGGCTGGCCGAGCGGGCGCCGTCCGCGGTCCGCGCCGCGGCGGCCGTCCGGCTGCCGCACGACCACCTCACCGAGCGGCTGACCGGCCGGGGCGTGACCGAACGCGGCACGGCGTCCGCCACCGGCTGGTGGAACGCCGGAACCGGGGCGTACGACGAGGAGGTGCTGCGCCGGGTGGGACTGCCCGCCGGCCTGCTGCCGCCACTGGTCCGGCGCGGTGAGGCGGTGGGCACGGTGCGGACCCTGCCCGGGCAGCCGCTGCCGGAGGGCGCCCTGGTCGCCGCCGGCACCGGTGACGCCATGGCGGCGGCCCTCGGGTTCGGGCTGCGCCCCGGGGAGCCGGTGGTCCACCTGGGCGGCTCGGGGACGGTGTTCGCCGTCTCCACCCGGCGCCCGGCCGATGCCACCGGAGCCGTCGCCGGCCTGGCGGACGCCCGGGACGCCTGGCTGCCGCTGGCCCGCACCCTCAACTGCGGGCGCGCGGTGGAACGGGTGGCGGCGCTGCTGGGCCGGGACCGGGAGGCGGTGGAACCGGCCGGCCCGGTGGTGGTGCTGCCCTACCTGGAGGGCGAGAGCATCCCGGACCTGCCGTTCGCGTCGGGGCTGCTGTGCGGGCTGCGGCACTCCACCGGGGCCGGCCAGCTCCTCCAGGCGGCGTACGAGGGGGCGGTGTTCTCCCTGCTGACCGCGGTGAGCCCGGTGTGCGGCGGGCCGGTCGCGCCGGACGTCCCGCTGCTGCTGGCGGGCGCCGGGGCGCGGAGTGCCGCGTGGCGGGAGACGGTACGCCGGCTCTCCGGCCGGGCGGTGCGGGTGCCCCGGGCCCGGGAGCCGGTCGCGCTGGGCGCCGCCGCCCGGGCCGCGGGGCTGCTGCTGGGTGAGGACCCCGCGGCGGTGGCCCGGCGCTGGGGCGGTGCGGACGGGCCGTGGTACGACCCGGTGCCGCGCGACGAGGAGGCGCTGGAGCGGATCGCGGCGGTGCTCGGCGGCGCCGGCGCGCTGCTGCGGCCCGGTGGGGCGGCCCGCCGGACCGGCTCAGAGCGCGCGGTGCATGACGTGCAGTCCGACGTACCCGTGCCGGGGGTGCGCGAAGGCCCCGGGCACGGTCCCGACCACCTCGAAGCCGAGTGA
- a CDS encoding GNAT family N-acetyltransferase, translated as MRISPATSDDWPAVWRFLRRIVADAETFTYPPDITEDLARDIWMLDAPGRTVVATDASGTVLGSAKMNPNQMGPGAHVSSASFMVDPAHQGRGVGRALCAYALEWARSEGYRGMQFNAVVETNTAAVALYRSLGFEVVGTVPGAFAHPRHGYVGLHVMHRAL; from the coding sequence ATGCGAATATCACCAGCCACGAGCGACGACTGGCCCGCCGTCTGGCGCTTCCTGCGCCGCATCGTGGCCGACGCGGAGACGTTCACCTATCCGCCCGACATCACCGAGGACCTCGCCCGGGACATCTGGATGCTTGACGCGCCGGGACGCACCGTGGTCGCCACCGACGCGTCCGGCACGGTCCTCGGCTCCGCCAAGATGAACCCCAACCAGATGGGCCCCGGCGCCCACGTCTCCAGCGCCAGCTTCATGGTGGACCCCGCCCACCAGGGGCGGGGCGTGGGACGCGCGCTGTGCGCGTACGCGCTGGAGTGGGCCCGGTCCGAGGGGTACCGGGGCATGCAGTTCAACGCGGTCGTCGAGACCAACACCGCCGCGGTGGCCCTGTACCGGTCACTCGGCTTCGAGGTGGTCGGGACCGTGCCCGGGGCCTTCGCGCACCCCCGGCACGGGTACGTCGGACTGCACGTCATGCACCGCGCGCTCTGA
- a CDS encoding phosphatidylinositol-specific phospholipase C/glycerophosphodiester phosphodiesterase family protein: protein MVSQTRRALVLTLGAALAGGAATPAFAGGTGRTRAVTPLRQAHAHNDYEHPRPLLDALAHGFTSVEADIWLVDGELLVAHDAVDLDPARTLRSLYLDPLARLVRANHGSVYRGHDLSLQLLIDIKTAGDPTYRALARTLRRYAPLFSTAHGPAVRRGPVTAVISGDRAARVPMDAERVRRAFYDGRPEDLGSGVPASFMPLISGNWNHSFTWQGVGPMPAAERERLRRTVATAHGHGQRVRFWATPDLPGPARTAVWNELLTAGVDHINTDDLAGLEDFLRRVR, encoded by the coding sequence ATGGTCAGCCAGACACGCCGCGCCCTCGTCCTCACCCTCGGAGCCGCCCTGGCCGGAGGGGCCGCCACGCCCGCCTTCGCCGGCGGCACCGGCCGGACCCGGGCGGTGACCCCGCTGCGGCAGGCCCACGCGCACAACGACTACGAGCACCCACGGCCGCTGCTGGACGCCCTCGCCCACGGCTTCACCAGTGTCGAGGCCGACATCTGGCTGGTGGACGGCGAACTGCTGGTGGCCCACGACGCGGTGGACCTGGACCCCGCGCGCACCCTGCGGTCGCTCTACCTCGACCCGCTGGCGCGCCTGGTGCGGGCCAACCACGGCAGCGTGTACCGGGGGCACGACCTCTCGCTGCAACTGCTCATCGACATCAAGACCGCCGGTGACCCCACCTACCGTGCCCTCGCCCGCACCCTGCGCCGGTACGCCCCGCTGTTCAGCACCGCCCATGGCCCTGCGGTGCGCCGCGGGCCGGTGACGGCGGTGATCTCCGGGGACCGTGCCGCGCGGGTGCCGATGGACGCCGAGCGGGTGCGGCGGGCCTTCTACGACGGACGGCCGGAGGACCTCGGCAGCGGCGTCCCGGCCTCCTTCATGCCGCTCATCAGCGGCAACTGGAACCACAGCTTCACCTGGCAGGGCGTCGGTCCGATGCCCGCCGCGGAGCGGGAGCGGCTGCGCCGTACCGTGGCCACCGCGCACGGCCACGGACAGCGGGTCCGCTTCTGGGCCACCCCGGACCTGCCCGGCCCGGCGCGCACCGCCGTCTGGAACGAACTGCTGACCGCCGGGGTCGATCACATCAACACCGACGATCTCGCGGGGCTGGAGGACTTCCTCCGCCGGGTGCGCTGA
- a CDS encoding family 2B encapsulin nanocompartment shell protein: MTTPVDSLSGSENPQARQSLGTAAARNLATTTKSVPQMQGITSRWLLKLLPWVEVPGGTYRVNRRLTHTLGDGRVEFVSTGAEVRVIPVELRELPLLREFEDAEVLAALADRFRQRELAPGDLIVEAGRPADEVVLIAHGKVEKLGAGAYDRPTVLGSLTGGDHLGDRELAAPDPGAWQFTARAVTSTTVLTLPRAEFEAVLAGAPGLREHVAAFRSAPRPAQNEHGEAAIEVASGHVGEPALPGVFADYETAPREYELSVAQTVLRVHTRVADLYNEPMNQVEQQLRLTVEALRERQEHELVNNREFGLLHNADLKQRIPTRSGPPTPDDLDELLSTVWKDPGLILAHPRAIAAIGRQLNSRGLVPQSADVAGHAVPAWRGVPIFPCDKIPVTGRGTTSLLALRTGEENQGVIGLHRTGLPDEYRPGVSVRFMGINEKAVISYLVSTYYSAAVLVPDALGVLEDVEIGH, from the coding sequence ATGACGACTCCGGTGGATTCCCTTTCCGGCTCCGAGAATCCGCAAGCGCGGCAGAGTCTCGGCACGGCCGCCGCGCGGAATCTGGCGACCACGACCAAATCCGTTCCACAGATGCAGGGCATCACCTCGCGGTGGCTGCTGAAGCTCCTGCCGTGGGTCGAGGTGCCCGGCGGCACGTACCGGGTGAACCGTCGGCTCACCCATACGCTCGGTGACGGCCGGGTGGAGTTCGTCAGCACCGGCGCCGAGGTGCGGGTGATCCCGGTGGAGCTGCGGGAGCTGCCGCTGCTGCGGGAGTTCGAGGACGCGGAGGTGCTGGCGGCGCTGGCGGACCGGTTCCGGCAGCGCGAGCTGGCGCCGGGCGACCTGATCGTCGAGGCGGGCCGCCCGGCCGACGAGGTGGTGCTGATCGCGCACGGCAAGGTGGAGAAGCTGGGGGCGGGCGCCTACGACCGGCCCACCGTGCTCGGCAGCCTGACCGGCGGCGACCACCTGGGTGACCGGGAGCTGGCCGCGCCGGACCCCGGGGCCTGGCAGTTCACGGCCCGGGCGGTGACCTCGACCACCGTGCTGACGCTGCCCCGGGCCGAGTTCGAGGCGGTGCTGGCGGGGGCGCCGGGGCTGCGGGAGCACGTGGCGGCGTTCCGCTCCGCGCCCCGCCCCGCGCAGAACGAGCACGGCGAGGCGGCGATCGAGGTCGCGTCCGGGCACGTCGGCGAACCGGCCCTGCCGGGGGTCTTCGCGGACTACGAGACCGCGCCGCGGGAGTACGAGCTGAGCGTGGCGCAGACGGTGCTGCGGGTCCACACCCGGGTCGCCGACCTCTACAACGAGCCGATGAACCAGGTCGAACAGCAGCTGCGGCTCACCGTGGAGGCACTGCGCGAACGCCAGGAACACGAGCTGGTCAACAACCGCGAGTTCGGCCTCCTCCACAACGCCGACCTCAAACAGCGCATCCCCACCCGCAGCGGCCCGCCCACCCCCGACGACCTCGACGAACTGCTCTCCACCGTGTGGAAGGACCCGGGGCTGATCCTGGCCCATCCGCGGGCGATCGCGGCGATCGGCCGGCAGCTCAACAGCCGCGGCCTCGTTCCGCAGAGCGCCGACGTGGCCGGGCACGCGGTGCCCGCCTGGCGCGGCGTGCCGATCTTCCCGTGCGACAAGATCCCGGTGACCGGCCGTGGCACCACCTCGCTGCTGGCGCTGCGCACCGGCGAGGAGAACCAGGGCGTCATCGGACTGCACCGCACCGGTCTGCCCGACGAGTACCGGCCGGGGGTGTCGGTGCGTTTCATGGGCATCAACGAGAAAGCCGTCATCTCCTACCTGGTGAGCACCTATTATTCGGCGGCCGTCCTGGTGCCCGACGCGCTCGGCGTGCTGGAGGACGTCGAAATCGGCCACTGA